Genomic window (Ranitomeya variabilis isolate aRanVar5 chromosome 8, aRanVar5.hap1, whole genome shotgun sequence):
agcaaactcgcctgaccttaaccccatagagcaggggtgggaaactcaggccccagggccatttacggcccttgatgaccttttatcaggcccccgagcagattctcagggaccgccttcctgggcaaggagctgtattttgattgccacaagctcattaatttcttcttgctcttttAGCACACAcaggcagtgttcactactgaacattgaagggcatgcaatgaaagattatgtcctgaaaccagtgccagagtcaggatgtactttgtgggcggagtttgtatggcccccggAGGAAGGTATCAATATCCAAATGGCTTTTCGCAGAAAAAATATTCCCCATCCctgccatagagaatctatggagtattgacaAGAggcagatgagagacaccagacctaacaatgcagacgagctgaaggcttctatcaaagcaacctgggcttccataacacctcagcagtgccacaggctgatcgcctccatgcagtggcgtaactacaaagttatggggcccggtgcgaacttccaaatggggcccccccgccataaaattcaatgtaacccccatagaatacaatgcagcccccctcatagtataatgcagcccctccatacaggggcagtgagaaagacacgagcaaatggtgacgagggggcaggggagagggcacaagggggcaaggaagacaggcacaaggggacacatgggggctaggaggcaggggagaaggttacaaggggacattggagactgacacaaggggcacacggggacaagtgggcaagggagactgacacaaagggcacacggggactagtggacaagggagaatggcacacggggacacagggactagtggtcaagggagactgacacacggggaatagtgggcaagggagactgatacaaggggactagtgggcaatggagactgacagaaggggacacacggggacaagggacaagcacaaggggacaagggagacaggcacaaggggacacacagggactagtgggcaagagactgacacaaggggacaagggatacaagcacaaggggacacacagggacaagtgggaaaggaagactgacacacagggactagtgggcaaaggagactgacacaagcacaaggggacaaaggagactgacacaagcacaaggggacaaaggagacaggcacatggggacacacagggactaatgggcaagggagactggcacatggggacacaagcaaaagggagacaggctcaagggcacacacggccccctgacctgccagagtcgcttgcagctgcgaccgtggtagttacgccgctgcctcacacacacacatactacagatatcacacacacactacagatatcacacacatcagttatcacacacacactacagatatcacacacacatactacagatatcacacacacacacactacagatatcacacacatcatattacagatatcacacacacactacagatatcacacacacacacacacacacatactacagatatcacacacacactacagatatcacacacacatcatactacagatatcacacacacacatactacagttatcacacacacactacagatatcacacacacacatactacagatatcacacacacaccagagataccagctcacatacacaactcacaatctcctctctggtacaggggtggctgatgtaaaccggctgcagctcctcagcttctgactatagcggctctgtcccgcacctcccccctgctctcgccttctgtcccggggttattttggctttctcttaaatacaatctcattcagacgtacatgagatgtatgaggggggaaaaatacagactgagaagctgtctcatcgtgatgactggagctgcttcctgtctctcacgtgccccggctgcccccttcccctagatacgcctcggactgttgccgtgcaggaggagtctcctgcactgcaacatggtgttgggtgccagcacagcccgcacagtggtctatccagcacagcccgcacagtggtctatccagcacagcccgcacagtggtctatccagcacagcccgcacagtggtctatccagcacagcccgcacagtggtatatccagcacagcccgcacagtggtctatccagcacagcccgcacagtggtctatccaacacagcccacacagtggtctatccagcacagcccgcacagtggtctatccagcacagcccgcacagtggtctatccagcacagcccgcacagtggtatatccagcacagcccgcacagtggtctatccagcacagcccgcacagtggtatatccagcacagcccgcacagtggtctatccagcacagcccgcacagtggtctatccaacacagcccacacagtggtctatccagcacagcccgcacagtggtctatccagcacagcccgcacagtggtctatccagcacagcccgcacagtggtctatccagcacagcccgcacagtggtctatccagcacagcccgcacagtggtatatccagcacagcccgcacagtggtctatccagcacagcccgcacagtggtctatccaacacagcccacacagtggtctatccagcacagcccgcacagtggtctatccagcacagcccgcacagtggtctatccagcacagcccgcacagtggtatatccagcacagtccgcacagtggtctatccagcacagcccgcacagtggtatatccagcacagcccgcacagtggtatatccagcacagcccacacagtggtatatccagcacagcccacacagtggtatatccagcacagcccgcacagtggtatatccagcacagcccgcacagtggtgtatccagcacagcccgcacagtggtctatccagcacagcccgcacagtggtctgtccagcacagcccgcacagtggtatatccagcacagcccacatctctcgcccccccccccggGAATGCCCccagcccagtaaaaaaaaaaaaaaaaacactctccttacctttcctcttgccagcgttgcttcctgctccggtctcaggctcggctgcagtctgcccgggacacagcaggtgcgcgatgatatgacgtcatcgtgcacccgcagtgtcagaggcagagcggggaatgatgggagagggagtgtctgtagacgctctctcctccgtcattgcattcaactgtactggcatcatagacgccggtatagttgaatgcgacggcagggggggtgagttggcggcggcggggggaggcggatcgagcggcccatgactggcaccggctcttctggcatttgccagacgtgcccgatggccagtccggccctgctctgaccttccGGGCTCGGTCgccatggcgaccgctgcgaccgcggtagttacgcccctgtccatactgtacaatggccacacatagtgctccatactgtacaatggccacacatagtgctctatactgtacaatggccacacatgatgctccatactgtacaatggccacacatgatattgcctacagtataatggccacacataattactcctacacacgcggctgagctccgtacacattgcacatgcggctcccctccgtacacctcgtacacaccaggctcccctccgcacacctcgtacacacccggctctgctccgtacaccttgcacacacggctccgctccgtataccttgtacacacatggctccgctccgtacacctcgtacacacacggctacgctccatacacctcgtacacacatggctgcgctccgtacaccttgcacacacggctctgctccgtacacctcatacacacgcagctccggtccgtacacatcgtacacacccggctccgctccatatacctcatacacacacggctccgctccatacacctcatacacacctagctccgctccgtacacctcatacacacccagctccgctccgtacacctcgtacacacccggctccgctccgtacacctcgtacacacccggctccgctccgtacacctcatacacacccagctccgccttgtacacctcatacacacacggctccgctccgtacacctcatacacacacggctccgctccgtacacctcatacacacacggctctgctccgtacacctcatacacacgcagctccggtccgtacacatcgtacacacccggctccgctccatatacctcatacacacacggctccgctccatacacctcatacacacccagctccgctccgtacacctcatacacacccagctccgctccgtgcacctcgtacacacccggctccgctccgtacacctcgtacacacccgcctccgctccgtacacctcatacacacccagctccgccttgtacacctcatacacacacggctccgctccgtacacctcatacacacacggctccgctccgtacacctcgtacacacccggctccgctccgtacacctcgtacacacccggctccgctctgtacacctcatacacacccagctccgccttgtacacctcatacacacacacggctccgctccgtacacctcatacacacacggctccgccttgtacacctcatacacacacggctccgctccgtacacctcatacacacacggctccgccttgtacacctcatacacagacggctccgctccctacacctcatacacacacggctccgctccgtacacctcatacacacacggctccgctacatccacacaaacccctcctgacctcacacaaaagcttaccctcctccagcacgatgacaaccagcactgcactactgtcctgcactacacggaagcccttgatcatgtgactccgactcctcccctcctgtgacctcatcacaggtcctgtgcgcacagagcagctgcagccatagttgtggtttgcggctctctgcggtggaggggctctgctgcgggacaagtgcagtcccacccgtgatcgcgcatgcactgagagtgcacgcgcaccagggcctgtaaagaagatttatttaaagggccggcggcccattttgtagctcagagttcttaggggcccgcccagtctgctggactgggcgggcccctaagcactgcgggccccgtcgcaattgcgacccctgcgaccgcggtagttacgcccctgcctccatgccacgccgcattgatgcagtaattgatgcaaaaggagccccgaccaagtattgagtgcatttacagaacatacatttcagtaggccaacatctcgtattttacaatcatttttcaagctggtgttataaagtattctaatttactgaaacaaacacttgaaatagatcaccctgtttgtaatgactctatataatatatgagtttcacttttgtattgaaaaactgaaataaattaactttttgatgatattctaattttgtgagacgcaccttTATATATGTAGTAAATGATAGCAACAGCTTTCAGTAAGATTCTCACATAATGAGTGCTGGCTTTACACTTATTTTTTTCTGTTCGTGTGTTTATGAGTAATTGTGGTTACATATGGAAGTGGTTTGAGCCCCACCTTTCAGAATGAATTTGCTGGTGGCTAATCTGTTACCTGATGGGTTGGATCTGCAAGTAATTTATCATTAAAATAAAGAAACAGACAAGTAATAATACAAATGCTATCATAGTGGTATTTTATATGTTTCTATGCTTTTACACCTTTCAATGCATATGCAAAGGAGCATTTCCCCAATTCACCCCTAACCACCTTACAAGATAGTCTGTCAAATATTGAAATATTTCATTTAACGCTTTATTTTCCCTTATCTATATTTAGTAAACGTGGTTGACAAACAAAATGGCTACTTCAGCTTCGCAGACCCCTGATTGATAATAATATGCCTATAATATGTGTAGTCATAGAGTTATGCCAGGAAGTTTGGTAGATTTACCATCCAGGGGTTTCGATTTGGGACTAGGCTTTCCAAGAATGGTGCTATGTAGCAATGCTGGATCATCTCTGATGTTGTTCTGTTTTGGGAAAAGTTCAAATTAGATGAGGCTCATTTATTCAAGGTTTGTTAGGGCCACCAATGGTTATCCACAATCTGCTTatcagcagcatggtggctcagtcatTAGCACTCATTGTGTCTTTCCAGCGCTTAAGCCCCCCTGTTCAAATTCCCTCCACcagcaacatctacaaggagtttgtatgttctacccgtgtttgtgtgggtttcctcccaaactccaaatACATACTGCATAGGCAAATCTAAGTTTCTTAGACCCAGGGAAAAAACTCAGTTTGGGGCAAGTTCATATTCACAGCTTAAGTGATTTGAGTAGTCATCATGCAACTGCTCATACGTGATTTACACACATTCACGTGCCGACCAGCTGctcttcctaaaggtaccgtcacactaaacgacgctgcagcgatatagacaacgatccgaccaaaACGCGATCGCTACAGCGTCGTTGTTTagatcgctgtagagacgtcaaacacaccaaCTTCCGAACGATACAGGAGCGATACAGTGACGTGACAGCGACTCAcggatcgttctcgctggttgtttgctccatgtcaaacagcagtGGTAACGATCTGATGGATTACAAGCGTAGCCAGATAGGTGTGTTTTTCCACTGGGCGACACCCAGGATGTGACGTTCCGGCGTCccggaatataaaccgcgactctacagCGACTGATTCATATTGTCTGAGAGCTGCGTCTTCACGTTCTTCTGCCTATCCAGCGTCCTTCACCAGCTACGATCTCTTCTCCCGTGAACGTTCTGTCCGGAACGCCGTATTCTATACAGCCAGCGTCTTCATCGGTTCTCTTCTTGCACATCAACGGTAAGAAATATCTTTGAGTTGTTGTTTGTTTCTTCTGTGTATAGTTATGGCTATGTAGCAATGCTTATCTACGTACACAGTATaatgatgtataaaacatctctggcagctatcttgtgcatctggcaagcggacgcacaagatggaggcactttaggatgtTGTTTGCAAACTCTTTTGCGCTGTCTGCCATTTTTTTTGCACACTTTATGGAAATgtaaaccaactcttttgtgtctgccttggcttggctggccctggcctgctccgctAGTAAATTGAAACAGCACACAAAATAAaggtaataactttttttttataaaacaactttttaaacttttttttttttaaacaaaaaaaaactaaatcctCCCACGGCGGTGGGCTAACAGGTGTCGCAGCGTGCGTCCCTGCTGTTTCACCTGCTTCAGCAGGCGCTCTGCTGTCCCCTCCAGCCGCTTCTGCTTGGCCAGCAGCTCTCTCAAGGTGGTCgattctgtggatagaagaggtcggagaacggacggtgattacgctgtaaatacggcatgtgtgaacattccctgagatttactacacactcaatttggtcctgtcccagagggcgagaatgttttttttttttttatcgatcTTGTCATTGTcaaatgtagtgttgagcgataccttccaatatgcattggtatcggtatcggatagtatcggccgataccggcaaaatatcggatctcgccgataccgatacccgataccaatgcatttcaatgggacgcaaagtatcggaatggttcccagggtctgaaagagaggaaactctttcaggcactgggatccatattcatttgtaaaattaaaaaaaaaaaaaaaatggatatactcacctctctggaagtccctggaccttaccgatgtaaccgggagtctccgttcctaagaatgagtgcgtgacgggccttcgatgacgtcgcggcttctgattggtcgcgtgaccgctcatgtgaccgctcacgcgaccaatcagaagccgcgacgtcattgcaggtccttcacgggctcattcttataggaaccgaggctcccggttacataggtaaggtccaggggcctccggagaggtgaatatatccatattttttattttaattctttattttacatatgaatatggatccgataccaattcccgataccacaaaagtattggaactctgtatcggaattccgataccgcaagtatcggctgatacccgatacttgcggtatcggaatgctcaacactagtcaaatgtgacatcccaccgataacccctcccactgtctgtatacttacgtaGAAGGGACGCCGGCTGTTCATCCCCGGAAGAGGTGGAAGAgctgctcacctcccatccccTCGCTCGTGCCACAGCtgccgcagctaaaaggaagcaaatacatatctggttaacaattGAACACGGTGTGGTGAAGCActcgcagttttggtcacttacgaatGGTGGCCTCTGGGGAGAATgccgccgacccgggggaggaTGATGAGTGGCGGAAGGGTGGTGTTGTGGCCTGCGGTGGGGTGCTATCGCTCCTGGTCCTTACTGCgtctgtaatgtatacaatattttAGCTCCCCTCTAATTTtccgtatgcagtaataaaattgcaaagaatgatggttaacatacgtgatgtcccgggctgtgggctgccgctggtggcggatgAAGGCATGCTGGCCGGTGCTGGTGCCTGTTGCCTGCGATGTCTCTCTACACAAACATGAAAGAACCGCAATATTTAGACACCAAAAGTATAGGCCtccagaatgtaaaaaaaatacctaggcgccattggcggcaaaagttaggagccaaatgaaTTTTTTAGTCGCCAAATGTACGTACATATACAGAAAATAGAGATCACTCTTCCCAGTGATGCTAGACTCTGcattgtctgggggctctggtgttgaATGGTCTGCCTGGCCTGAGACACGTATTATTGCATAACTAGGAAGTGCCTCACGGCAGCGCGCGTCTCCTGATTCCCCCGCACGGCAATTGCGGACATCCCAAAATTTTATATCTCGGTGGAGATTCTGTAACCCCTGACCTGACCATTTTTCACATTCcaacccagaggtgtatctagcgtttctaccacccggggcaagaattcatttcggcgcccgcaaacccccccccccccacacacacacacacacacacacacacacacacaccgcgccGCACACAGTACTACGGCATACACACCGCGCCACACACAATACGGAGCACACACCGCGCCACGCACAATATGGACCACACACCGCGCCGTGCACAatatggagcacacacagcgccgaaTAACAATACGGAGCACACACAGCAACGCGTCACATACAATACGGAGCACACACCGCGCCGCACACACTACGACGTACACACCGCGCCGCACCcgattcccccatactggtacttacCACGCCTTGTTTCCGTCCGCAACTCTGCCAGAAGCTGTGGGGTCTTGTAGCGGAGGTCAGCCCACTTCTTGCGCAGCTGCAGCGCACTGCGGCGGATGCCGAACCTCCTCTCCATTATATGCCGAATGcggcgcagcacctcctgcttgtggaGGTTGGGGTGGGCAGGTCCAGACTCCAGGCCCTCATAATCCAGGGCatacattttttgcacaaaaaatgcaagttCAGGCCGCCCCAGAGGAGCTGAACGTTGGCGCGCCGCCATTTTGCCTGTAACAACGCTGAACCACCTAACCACGCCCAGAGGAGGGACTCAGGCGTGTTGCCGCGCGATCCGCATCGCTGTAGCGTCTCCGTTTCTGCACAGCGTCGCTGTTGTTACGCCGGCTCCACAAATCTCTTTTTGGCGTTCTTGTTATCAAGCCGCAGCGCTCATCGTTCTTGTTTCTGTGTTTCAGTGgcttgggtatccatggggaaCGGCTGTTGTGTCAACCCTGTTTATTAGCCATGTATATGTATTGTACCTTTAATCTTTTGTTAACATTTTTTGTTGAGCGGTGCAGCGTCGGACACGCAACGCAGAATGCAAATGTAAATGCATTACCAATGCAGCATTTTGTGACACATGCATTAACTTTGAAATGGTTTTAGgggcaccaaaaaactgcatcatgcggtgtcctctgcaccctgacgcatgcatcacaaaacactagggcaacacatgtccatgcggccCCCATCtttagtataggggcgcatgacacatgcatCGCCGCGGAAGCGCCAAACGCAACGCTAATGTTAACTTTGCCTTATAAGCGGCACAAAAACATATGTGTAAACGCTACATTACAGTGTTGAATGTCTTGTGTCACTTAAACAAATCATAtgtagtaattttttattttttatttttttttttcctttctcaggTTGCCATGTCTCTTTCGGATGTACCTGTGATTGTTGCGGCTGCGTTATTGCTAGAAGCTCAGAACCAGCTGGAGGCTCAAGCGCGAAACAATCGTGCAAAGCGACAGCGCCGCATGTGGACCagacagtggctgcagaagagAAATCAATTTTCCCATATGGGCCTTATAAGGGAACTGCAGGAGAACAACCCGCATGATTTCCGGAACTACCTGCGAATGTCTGAGGATTCATTTAATGTGCTGCTTGCAGGTGTGGAACCTTATATCAGGCGGCAAAATACCAAGATGAGAGCTGCTAtccctgtggatgagagactggctgtcacgctgcggttcctggcgactggcaggtctatgcaagacttgcattactgCGCAGCTATTTCCCGAACCCTGCTCAGCGTCCTCATCCCAGAGACATGTAAAGCAATTATCTCTTTTTTACACCACACTTACATGCCTTTCCCGGAGACCCCGGATGATTGGCAACAGATTTCCCAGGGATTTGAGCAGCAGTGGCAGTTCCCTAATTGcggtggggccttggatgggaaacATGTCCGCATCACCCAACCACCACACTCTGGCTCTTTTTATTACAATTATAAGGGTTATTTCAGCGTTATTCTCATGGCCCTCGTTAATGCTAACTATGAATTCATAAGTGTGGCTGTAGGGATCAATGGTAGAGTTTCTGATGGCGGAGTTTTGGAGCACACCGATTTTGGGGAACGCTTGAAAGAACACAAACTGGCCTTGCCGCCCAACAGCGACACTACTGAAAACCTGAACTTTGTGTTTGTCGGAGATGAGGCGTTCCCACTGCATCCCAACCTTCTGAAGCCCTTCTCCCAGAAAACTCTGACACCGGAGCGGCGCATTTTTAATTACCGACTTTCCAGAGCTCGCCGCGTTGTGGAGAATGCTTTTGGCATTATGGCAAACCGATTTCGGGTTTTCCACACTCCACTAAACATGAAACTAACGTCTATTGACTCTGTGGTGCTTGCCTGTTGCGTCCTGCACAACTTTCTCCACCGCCGTGATGCCAGTGCATACAGCCCTCCACAGTATGTTGACTCTGTTGACCCTGCAAACGGAGATGTAACCCAGGGCGAATGGCGTCTAGACGAGCACAGGGTTTCTGGCTTGGAAAGTCTGGGATCCGGAAGGAACTCTGATGATGCTATGATCTGCAGGGAGAAGTACTGTAACTTTTTCAATGGGCCAGGGGCTGTCCCATGGCAGCATCTTCAGCAGTAGCACAACTGTTGTCATTACGTGTCATAACTTTTAGCATGTATTATGCACTACATTCTTTGGGGTAGATGTGCTCTCGTGTTCCATTTGGTTGAAGACCCATTAAATTCATTTTCTGTTTCAATGTCTACATGAAGATATATCTATCTAGTCTagtctcacccctgccatcccatatatatctctctccccatgacgctccccatgtgtctcacccctgccatcccatatatatctctctccccatgacgctccccatgtgtctcacccctgccatcccatatatatctctctccccatgacgctccccatgtgtctcacccctgcaatcccatatatatctctctccccatcacactccctatgtgtctcacccctgccattccatatatatctctctccccatgacgctccccatgtgtctcacccctgccatcccatatatatctctctccccatgacgctccccatgtgtctcacccctgccattccatatatatctctctccccatgacgctccccatgtgtctcacccctgccatcccatatatatctctctccccatgacgctccccatgtgtctcacccctgccatcccatatatatatctctccccatgacgctccccatgtgtctcacccctgccatcccatatatatctctctccccatgacgctccccatgtgtctcacccctgccatcccatatatatctctctccccatgacgctccccatgtgtctcacccctgccatcccatatatatctctctccccatgacgctccccatgtgtctcacccctgccatcccatatatatctctctccccatgacgctccccatgtgtctcacccctgccatcccatatatatctctctacccatgacgctccccatgtgtctcacccctgctatatatatatatattcattcatacATTATGTGACACAGTAaacaataaatcaaaataaattgtTACATGTAAAGCTTACAAAGTTTATTAACATATTACAACCGTAACTTGGGAAAAATGTGGCTCAGtaaccaaaagttaaaaaaaaaaataaataaataaaaaaaaagggaaggCATAAAGTGCTTATGAAACGGAAGTCTATTGGTTTCTGT
Coding sequences:
- the LOC143787372 gene encoding uncharacterized protein LOC143787372; the encoded protein is MAARQRSAPLGRPELAFFVQKMYALDYEGLESGPAHPNLHKQEVLRRIRHIMERRFGIRRSALQLRKKWADLRYKTPQLLAELRTETRRERHRRQQAPAPASMPSSATSGSPQPGTSHAVRTRSDSTPPQATTPPFRHSSSSPGSAAFSPEATIPAAAVARARGWEVSSSSTSSGDEQPASLLQSTTLRELLAKQKRLEGTAERLLKQVKQQGRTLRHLLAHRRGRI